The Linepithema humile isolate Giens D197 chromosome 2, Lhum_UNIL_v1.0, whole genome shotgun sequence genome has a segment encoding these proteins:
- the LOC136997644 gene encoding putative SERF-like protein: MTRGNQRELARAKNLKKTVKKAASEQESNKGLSLEQRKARDADRMREKQLKKQQDQAETSKQAAR; this comes from the exons ATGACCC GTGGAAATCAACGTGAACTAGCACGAGCCAAGAACTTAaagaaaactgtaaaaaaagcAGCATCTGAACAAGAGAGCAATAAAGGTCTTTCCTTGGAACAGCGCAAAGCACG tGACGCGGATCGAATGAGAGAGAAGCAACTTAAGAAGCAGCAAGATCAAGCAGAGACGTCTAAGCAGGCAGCGAGATAA
- the LOC105679050 gene encoding transcription termination factor 2-like isoform X2: MDENFKNWRDSNELLENESCFISDNSDVENFNNTDKIIINESNDDDSGVLENTTSKKNESFDPDDIPIISLAKGKRLKNRRIIDSDDRINDDDNDDVNNTNKKTMDGDGAAAIVKEHSPGRSPTPKFATSIDREEAKIDPYLSLDIPIKPTTSPELRELGKKAQKTRDKELALTVDRLKDLHKSLVACPSENEEAEDPRGLKVQLMPHQRHALAWLLWREQKKPSGGILADDMGLGKTLSMISLIMTTLAKKNSDDEDENSEWNSIYQRGGTLIVCPASLLAQWKNEVHSKCKRGLLSVEMYHGNRRRENVPKRLARNDIVITTYNLLSREYRSDSPLYKINWKRIILDEAHIIRNHKSLASEAVCGLVASKRWALTGTPIQNKEMDLYSILKFLKCSPFDDIRVWKRWVDNKNAAGHQRLATVMKSLMLRRTKQELMAKGDLENLPNKFVEEVNIKLDPEEQLVYEKILVYSRTLFAQFLAQKAEKDHMFDLCSGKFDKPSFLSNPNKETKFTEAQKKLLARHADVKSHDIFVLLLRLRQVCCHPALIHTMLDQEDVQQSEIASMETVDHELLSRVHRMSLNAMKDMDEEDIGIDRRIVGNLLTIDNPVFNDDRISSKMRALLNMVKHILKKGDDKLIIVSQWALLLDIIASHLSSIKGARFSKFTGKIAVKDRQSIIDSFNDQNSKLRILLLSLTAGGVGLNLVGGNHLLLFDIHWNPQLELQAQDRIYRFGQTKDVYIHKFICTDTIEERIKALQEGKLGIAQNILSGDNSTTTKLTLNDLKSLFAF; the protein is encoded by the exons ATGGacgaaaattttaagaattggCGTGATTCGAATGAACTATTAGAAAACGAGTCCTGTTTTATTTCTGATAATAGTGAtgtcgaaaattttaataacactgacaaaataattattaatgaaagtaACGATGATGACAGCGGCGTATTGGAGAACACGACATCGAAAAA AAATGAATCCTTTGATCCTGATGATATACCAATTATTTCTTTGGCTAAAGGCAAAAGGTTGAAAAACCGTAGAATAATAGATTCCGATGACAGGataaatgatgatgataatgatgatg tgaataatactaataaaaaaacaatggaTGGAGATGGAGCAGCTGCAATAGTGAAAG AACATAGTCCGGGAAGAAGTCCAACACCTAAATTTGCAACATCAATTGACAGAGAAGAAGCAAAAATTGATCCATATTTGAGTTTGGACATACCAATAAAACCTACTACATCTCCTGAATTAAGGGAACTAGGCAAGAAGGCGCAGAAGACGAGAGATAAGGAACTCGCTTTAACAGTCGATCGATTGAAGGATTTGCATAAGTCACTTGTGGCTTGTCCATCAGAAAATGAAGAAGCGGAGGATCCAAGAGGATTGAAAGTACAATTAATGCCGCATCAACGGCACGCTTTAGCATGGCTTTTGTGGAGGGAACAGAAAAAACCATCTGGTGGCATTCTAG CCGATGATATGGGGTTGGGCAAAACATTATCTATGATATCTTTGATAATGACTACTCTTGCTAAGAAGAATTCTGATGATGAAGATGAAAACAGTGAATGGAATAGTATAT ATCAGAGAGGTGGGACTTTGATAGTCTGTCCTGCGTCTTTATTGGCTCAATGGAAAAACGAAGTGCACAGTAAATGTAAACGCGGTTTGCTGTCCGTTGAGATGTATCACGGCAATAGAAGAAGAGAAAACGTTCCTAAGCGCTTGGCAAGAAATGATATAGTCATCACAACATATAATCTATTGTCACGAGAATACAGAAGCGATTCTCCAttgtataaa attaattggaaaagaataatattagatGAAGCTCATATAATAAGAAATCACAAAAGTCTAGCATCGGAAGCAGTTTGTGGACTCGTGGCGAGCAAACGATGGGCTCTCACTGGTACACCTATACAGAATAAAGAAATGGATCTGTATTCTAtcttaaaatttctcaaatgttCACCGTTTGATGACATACGGGTTTGGAAACGATGGGTGGATAACAAAAATGCCGCGGGTCATCAAAGACTGGCAACAGTTATGAAAAGTTTAATGCTGCGAAGAACAAAGCAAGAGTTGATGGCCAAAGgcgatttagaaaatttacCCAATAAATTTGTAGAggaagtaaatataaaactagaCCCAGAAGAGCAATTagtatatgaaaaaattctaGTTTACTCTCGTACGTTGTTCGCACAATTCTTAGCTCAAAAGGCAGAAAAGGATCACATGTTCGATTTGTGCAGTGGAAAATTCGATAAACCTAGCTTTCTTTCAAATCCAA ATAAAGAGACGAAGTTCACTGAAGCGCAGAAAAAGTTGCTTGCGCGGCACGCCGACGTAAAATCGCACGATATTTTTGTGCTTTTGCTACGATTACGTCAGGTATGCTGCCATCCAGCGTTGATTCACACAATGCTCGATCAGGAGGATGTGCAACAAAGTGAAATAGCAAGCATGGAGACCGTAGATCACGAATTATTGTCGCGAGTGCATCGCATGTCGCTCAATGCGATGAAAGATATGGATGAGGAAGATATTGGTATTGATCGAAGAATTGTCGGGAATCTACTTACAATAGATAATCCGGTATTCAATGATGATCGCATCAGTTCTAAA aTGAGGGCTCTACTCAATATggtgaaacatattttaaaaaaaggtgacGATAAGCTCATTATTGTTTCTCAATGGGCTCTCTTGTTAGACATCATAGCATCACACTTATCCTCGATAAAAGGTGCTCGTTTTAGCAAGTTTACTGGAAAAATAGCCGTCAAAGATCGACAG AGTATTATAGATTCCTTCAACGatcaaaattctaaattaaggATCTTGCTGCTCTCGCTTACCGCTGGTGGGGTGGGATTGAATTTGGTAGGCGgcaatcatttattattgttcgatATTCATTGGAATCCTCAACTCGAGTTGCAAGCACAAGatagaatttatagatttGGTCAAACAAAGGACGTTTATATCCACAA ATTTATTTGCACAGATACAATAGAAGAGCGCATCAAAGCTTTGCAAGAAGGAAAGCTTGGAATAgcgcaaaatatattgagtgGCGATAACAGTACTACTACGAAACTGACACTCAATGATCTTAAGTCGCTCTTCGCTTTCTGA
- the RnrL gene encoding ribonucleoside-diphosphate reductase large subunit, whose translation MGLNTELKSLSVRNGDHSSPKTPVKELARGKMHVIKRNGRKEDVHFDKITSRIAKQCYNLDMNYVDPSAVAIQVIRGLYSGVTTVILDNLAAETAATMATDHPDYAILAARIDVSNLHKQTKKSFSEVMHDLYYAKNPVTSEYTPIISEHYYNIIKNNAEKLDSAIIYDRDFNYNYIGFKTLERSYLLKINGTIVERPQHMLMRVAVGIHENDIEKAIETYNYLSERYFTHASPTLFNACTNNQQMSSCFLLTLDDDSIKGVYGMLKKCALISKYAGGIGLNVHCIRASTENTYETGGTNGLISVLKLYNDMAIYVDQGGNKRPGAFAIYLEPWHADIFDFLELKRNIGDGNMRARDLFYGLWIPDLFMERVYNDEMWSLMCPYESPGLADVWGDKFKELYTRYEREGRYRKQVKAQEVWFAILRSQVETGTPYMLYKDHCNRKSNHQHLGTVKCSNLCTEVIEYSSPDEVAVCNLASIAVNMFVNTNNKTFDFEKLKTVTKIVTRNLDKVIDVNFYPIPETKKSNQRHRPIGIGIQGLADAFLLMRHPFDSKEAKELNIKIFETLYYGALEASCELAAEKGTYETYQGSPVSQGILQYDMWNVKPTDLWDWDKLKAEIAEHGVRNSLLIAPMPTASTAQILGNNESIEAYTSNIYVRRVLSGEFIIVNPHLLRDLTAKGLWDKDMKNELLSNFGSVQNIDRIPDDLKMLYKTVWEIPQKVILEMAADRGAFIDQSQSLNVHIDDPTRDKLTSMHFFGWKSGLKTGMYYLRTKPAANPIQFTVDKSKLRNSESASIVSSPLTPVSSLSVCSSPPVQSPKTDDNNDNNDTERQNELSQAASKNLEAMLACSRKNGDDCLTCSS comes from the exons ATGGGGTTGAATACGGAATTGAAAAGCCTCTCCGTAAGAAACGGTGATCATTCTTCCCCGAAAACGCCGGTCAAGGAATTAGCACGAGGGAAGATGCACGTTATCAAGCGCA atgGGCGTAAGGAAGATGTtcattttgataaaatcaCTTCAAGAATTGCAAAACAGTGTTATAATTTAGATATGAACTATGTGGATCCA TCTGCTGTTGCAATTCAAGTGATACGTGGCTTATATTCTGGAGTGACTACAGTTATATTGGATAATCTTGCAGCTGAGACCGCAGCTACTATGGCAACTGATCATCCTGACTATGCTATATTAGCTGCACGAATTGATGTGTCTAATCTACACAAGCAGACTAAGAAGAGCTTCAGTG AGGTCATGCACGATTTATATTATGCTAAGAATCCAGTCACGAGTGAATATACTCCTATAATCAGCgaacattattataacattatcaaGAATAATGCAGAAAAACTGGACTCTGCTATAATATATGACAGAGacttcaattataattatattggtTTTAAAACACTGGAAAGGAGCTATCTACTGAAAATTAATGGCACGATAGTGGAAAGACCACAACACATGTTGATGAGAGTGGCTGTTGGCATTCATGAAAACGACATTGAGAAAGCTATAGAAACATATAACTATTTATCCGAACGATACTTTACGCATGCTTCACCGACGTTATTTAACGCCTGCACCAACAATCAACAGATGTCCAG CTGCTTCCTCTTAACACTCGACGACGACAGCATAAAGGGTGTATATGGCATGCTGAAGAAATGTGCGCTCATCAGCAAATATGCCGGTGGAATAGGTCTCAATGTTCATTGCATTCGTGCAAGCACGGAGAATACGTATGAGACGGGTGGAACTAACGGATTGATTTCcgtcttaaaattatataacgaCATGGCTATCTATGTTGATCAAGGAGGAAATAAAAGACCAGGAGCGTTTGCAATTTACTTAGAACCGTGGCATGCTGATATCTTTGATTTTCTGGAGCTTAAAAGAAACAttg GCGATGGAAATATGCGAGCTAGAGACTTATTTTATGGTCTGTGGATACCAGATCTTTTTATGGAACGTGTGTACAATGATGAGATGTGGAGCTTGATGTGTCCTTATGAATCTCCCGGCTTAGCTGATGTTTGGggtgataaatttaaagaattgtaTACTAG ATACGAACGCGAAGGTCGCTACAGAAAGCAAGTAAAAGCTCAAGAAGTATGGTTCGCTATTCTCAGATCGCAAGTAGAAACCGGAACGCCTTATATGCTTTACAAAGACCACTGTAATCGAAAGTCTAATCATCAGCACTTAGGCACGGTCAAATGCAGCAACTTGTGCACCGAGGTCATCGAATATTCCAGTCCCGACGAAGTCGCCGTGTGCAATCTGGCATCCATCGCCGTCAATATGTTTGTCAATACCAACAACAAAACTTTCGACTTCGAGAAACTCAAGACAGTCACAAAAATCGTCACTCGCAATTTGGATAAAGTTATCGACGTCAATTTTTATCCTATCCCGGAAACCAAAAAATCTAATCAAAGGCATAGACCTATTG GTATTGGAATACAAGGTTTGGCAGATGCGTTTCTGTTAATGCGACATCCGTTCGACAGCAAAGAAGCGAAGGAACTCAACATCAAAATCTTCGAGACGCTTTACTATGGCGCCTTAGAAGCCAGTTGCGAGTTGGCTGCGGAAAAAGGCACTTATGAAACGTATCAAGGCAGTCCGGTCAGCCAAGGC atCCTCCAATATGATATGTGGAACGTCAAGCCGACAGATTTGTGGGATTGGGACAAGTTGAAAGCAGAGATCGCAGAGCATGGAGTGAGAAATTCGCTTTTAATAGCACCTATGCCGACGGCTTCCACGGCGCAGATTCTCGGAAACAACGAATCCATCGAGGCATACACGAGCAATATTTACGTGAGACGCGTATTGTCCGGGGAATTCATCATCGTTAATCCGCATCTGTTGCGAGACTTGACCGCCAAAGGTTTATGGGACAAAGATATGAAGAATGAGCTGCTTTCGAATTTTGGATCTGTTCAA aatatCGATCGTATTCCCGATGATTTGAAAATGCTCTATAAAACTGTATGGGAGATACCGCAGAAAGTAATTCTCGAAATGGCGGCCGATCGAGGGGCTTTCATCGATCAGTCGCAATCCCTGAATGTTCATATAGATGATCCGACACGTGACAAACTTACGTCGATGCATTTCTTCGGTTGGAAAAGT gGCTTAAAGACTGGCATGTACTACTTGAGAACAAAACCAGCTGCAAATCCTATACAGTTTACAGTggataaatcaaaattacgaAATTCGGAGTCCGCATCCATAGTTTCCAGTCCTCTTACTCCAGTCTCGTCCTTATCCGTATGCAGTTCTCCTCCTGTTCAATCACCCAAAACTGACgacaataatgataataacgaTACTGAAAGACAAAATGAATTAAGTCAGGCAGCGAGCAAAAATTTGGAAGCAATGCTCGCTTGCTCGCGTAAGAATGGAGATGATTGTTTAACGTGCAGCTCATAA
- the LOC105679050 gene encoding transcription termination factor 2-like isoform X3: protein MDENFKNWRDSNELLENESCFISDNSDVENFNNTDKIIINESNDDDSGVLENTTSKKNESFDPDDIPIISLAKGKRLKNRRIIDSDDRINDDDNDDDGAAAIVKEHSPGRSPTPKFATSIDREEAKIDPYLSLDIPIKPTTSPELRELGKKAQKTRDKELALTVDRLKDLHKSLVACPSENEEAEDPRGLKVQLMPHQRHALAWLLWREQKKPSGGILADDMGLGKTLSMISLIMTTLAKKNSDDEDENSEWNSICKSLYQRGGTLIVCPASLLAQWKNEVHSKCKRGLLSVEMYHGNRRRENVPKRLARNDIVITTYNLLSREYRSDSPLYKINWKRIILDEAHIIRNHKSLASEAVCGLVASKRWALTGTPIQNKEMDLYSILKFLKCSPFDDIRVWKRWVDNKNAAGHQRLATVMKSLMLRRTKQELMAKGDLENLPNKFVEEVNIKLDPEEQLVYEKILVYSRTLFAQFLAQKAEKDHMFDLCSGKFDKPSFLSNPNKETKFTEAQKKLLARHADVKSHDIFVLLLRLRQVCCHPALIHTMLDQEDVQQSEIASMETVDHELLSRVHRMSLNAMKDMDEEDIGIDRRIVGNLLTIDNPVFNDDRISSKMRALLNMVKHILKKGDDKLIIVSQWALLLDIIASHLSSIKGARFSKFTGKIAVKDRQSIIDSFNDQNSKLRILLLSLTAGGVGLNLVGGNHLLLFDIHWNPQLELQAQDRIYRFGQTKDVYIHKFICTDTIEERIKALQEGKLGIAQNILSGDNSTTTKLTLNDLKSLFAF from the exons ATGGacgaaaattttaagaattggCGTGATTCGAATGAACTATTAGAAAACGAGTCCTGTTTTATTTCTGATAATAGTGAtgtcgaaaattttaataacactgacaaaataattattaatgaaagtaACGATGATGACAGCGGCGTATTGGAGAACACGACATCGAAAAA AAATGAATCCTTTGATCCTGATGATATACCAATTATTTCTTTGGCTAAAGGCAAAAGGTTGAAAAACCGTAGAATAATAGATTCCGATGACAGGataaatgatgatgataatgatgatg ATGGAGCAGCTGCAATAGTGAAAG AACATAGTCCGGGAAGAAGTCCAACACCTAAATTTGCAACATCAATTGACAGAGAAGAAGCAAAAATTGATCCATATTTGAGTTTGGACATACCAATAAAACCTACTACATCTCCTGAATTAAGGGAACTAGGCAAGAAGGCGCAGAAGACGAGAGATAAGGAACTCGCTTTAACAGTCGATCGATTGAAGGATTTGCATAAGTCACTTGTGGCTTGTCCATCAGAAAATGAAGAAGCGGAGGATCCAAGAGGATTGAAAGTACAATTAATGCCGCATCAACGGCACGCTTTAGCATGGCTTTTGTGGAGGGAACAGAAAAAACCATCTGGTGGCATTCTAG CCGATGATATGGGGTTGGGCAAAACATTATCTATGATATCTTTGATAATGACTACTCTTGCTAAGAAGAATTCTGATGATGAAGATGAAAACAGTGAATGGAATAGTATATGTAAGTCTTTAT ATCAGAGAGGTGGGACTTTGATAGTCTGTCCTGCGTCTTTATTGGCTCAATGGAAAAACGAAGTGCACAGTAAATGTAAACGCGGTTTGCTGTCCGTTGAGATGTATCACGGCAATAGAAGAAGAGAAAACGTTCCTAAGCGCTTGGCAAGAAATGATATAGTCATCACAACATATAATCTATTGTCACGAGAATACAGAAGCGATTCTCCAttgtataaa attaattggaaaagaataatattagatGAAGCTCATATAATAAGAAATCACAAAAGTCTAGCATCGGAAGCAGTTTGTGGACTCGTGGCGAGCAAACGATGGGCTCTCACTGGTACACCTATACAGAATAAAGAAATGGATCTGTATTCTAtcttaaaatttctcaaatgttCACCGTTTGATGACATACGGGTTTGGAAACGATGGGTGGATAACAAAAATGCCGCGGGTCATCAAAGACTGGCAACAGTTATGAAAAGTTTAATGCTGCGAAGAACAAAGCAAGAGTTGATGGCCAAAGgcgatttagaaaatttacCCAATAAATTTGTAGAggaagtaaatataaaactagaCCCAGAAGAGCAATTagtatatgaaaaaattctaGTTTACTCTCGTACGTTGTTCGCACAATTCTTAGCTCAAAAGGCAGAAAAGGATCACATGTTCGATTTGTGCAGTGGAAAATTCGATAAACCTAGCTTTCTTTCAAATCCAA ATAAAGAGACGAAGTTCACTGAAGCGCAGAAAAAGTTGCTTGCGCGGCACGCCGACGTAAAATCGCACGATATTTTTGTGCTTTTGCTACGATTACGTCAGGTATGCTGCCATCCAGCGTTGATTCACACAATGCTCGATCAGGAGGATGTGCAACAAAGTGAAATAGCAAGCATGGAGACCGTAGATCACGAATTATTGTCGCGAGTGCATCGCATGTCGCTCAATGCGATGAAAGATATGGATGAGGAAGATATTGGTATTGATCGAAGAATTGTCGGGAATCTACTTACAATAGATAATCCGGTATTCAATGATGATCGCATCAGTTCTAAA aTGAGGGCTCTACTCAATATggtgaaacatattttaaaaaaaggtgacGATAAGCTCATTATTGTTTCTCAATGGGCTCTCTTGTTAGACATCATAGCATCACACTTATCCTCGATAAAAGGTGCTCGTTTTAGCAAGTTTACTGGAAAAATAGCCGTCAAAGATCGACAG AGTATTATAGATTCCTTCAACGatcaaaattctaaattaaggATCTTGCTGCTCTCGCTTACCGCTGGTGGGGTGGGATTGAATTTGGTAGGCGgcaatcatttattattgttcgatATTCATTGGAATCCTCAACTCGAGTTGCAAGCACAAGatagaatttatagatttGGTCAAACAAAGGACGTTTATATCCACAA ATTTATTTGCACAGATACAATAGAAGAGCGCATCAAAGCTTTGCAAGAAGGAAAGCTTGGAATAgcgcaaaatatattgagtgGCGATAACAGTACTACTACGAAACTGACACTCAATGATCTTAAGTCGCTCTTCGCTTTCTGA
- the LOC105679050 gene encoding transcription termination factor 2-like isoform X1: MDENFKNWRDSNELLENESCFISDNSDVENFNNTDKIIINESNDDDSGVLENTTSKKNESFDPDDIPIISLAKGKRLKNRRIIDSDDRINDDDNDDVNNTNKKTMDGDGAAAIVKEHSPGRSPTPKFATSIDREEAKIDPYLSLDIPIKPTTSPELRELGKKAQKTRDKELALTVDRLKDLHKSLVACPSENEEAEDPRGLKVQLMPHQRHALAWLLWREQKKPSGGILADDMGLGKTLSMISLIMTTLAKKNSDDEDENSEWNSICKSLYQRGGTLIVCPASLLAQWKNEVHSKCKRGLLSVEMYHGNRRRENVPKRLARNDIVITTYNLLSREYRSDSPLYKINWKRIILDEAHIIRNHKSLASEAVCGLVASKRWALTGTPIQNKEMDLYSILKFLKCSPFDDIRVWKRWVDNKNAAGHQRLATVMKSLMLRRTKQELMAKGDLENLPNKFVEEVNIKLDPEEQLVYEKILVYSRTLFAQFLAQKAEKDHMFDLCSGKFDKPSFLSNPNKETKFTEAQKKLLARHADVKSHDIFVLLLRLRQVCCHPALIHTMLDQEDVQQSEIASMETVDHELLSRVHRMSLNAMKDMDEEDIGIDRRIVGNLLTIDNPVFNDDRISSKMRALLNMVKHILKKGDDKLIIVSQWALLLDIIASHLSSIKGARFSKFTGKIAVKDRQSIIDSFNDQNSKLRILLLSLTAGGVGLNLVGGNHLLLFDIHWNPQLELQAQDRIYRFGQTKDVYIHKFICTDTIEERIKALQEGKLGIAQNILSGDNSTTTKLTLNDLKSLFAF, translated from the exons ATGGacgaaaattttaagaattggCGTGATTCGAATGAACTATTAGAAAACGAGTCCTGTTTTATTTCTGATAATAGTGAtgtcgaaaattttaataacactgacaaaataattattaatgaaagtaACGATGATGACAGCGGCGTATTGGAGAACACGACATCGAAAAA AAATGAATCCTTTGATCCTGATGATATACCAATTATTTCTTTGGCTAAAGGCAAAAGGTTGAAAAACCGTAGAATAATAGATTCCGATGACAGGataaatgatgatgataatgatgatg tgaataatactaataaaaaaacaatggaTGGAGATGGAGCAGCTGCAATAGTGAAAG AACATAGTCCGGGAAGAAGTCCAACACCTAAATTTGCAACATCAATTGACAGAGAAGAAGCAAAAATTGATCCATATTTGAGTTTGGACATACCAATAAAACCTACTACATCTCCTGAATTAAGGGAACTAGGCAAGAAGGCGCAGAAGACGAGAGATAAGGAACTCGCTTTAACAGTCGATCGATTGAAGGATTTGCATAAGTCACTTGTGGCTTGTCCATCAGAAAATGAAGAAGCGGAGGATCCAAGAGGATTGAAAGTACAATTAATGCCGCATCAACGGCACGCTTTAGCATGGCTTTTGTGGAGGGAACAGAAAAAACCATCTGGTGGCATTCTAG CCGATGATATGGGGTTGGGCAAAACATTATCTATGATATCTTTGATAATGACTACTCTTGCTAAGAAGAATTCTGATGATGAAGATGAAAACAGTGAATGGAATAGTATATGTAAGTCTTTAT ATCAGAGAGGTGGGACTTTGATAGTCTGTCCTGCGTCTTTATTGGCTCAATGGAAAAACGAAGTGCACAGTAAATGTAAACGCGGTTTGCTGTCCGTTGAGATGTATCACGGCAATAGAAGAAGAGAAAACGTTCCTAAGCGCTTGGCAAGAAATGATATAGTCATCACAACATATAATCTATTGTCACGAGAATACAGAAGCGATTCTCCAttgtataaa attaattggaaaagaataatattagatGAAGCTCATATAATAAGAAATCACAAAAGTCTAGCATCGGAAGCAGTTTGTGGACTCGTGGCGAGCAAACGATGGGCTCTCACTGGTACACCTATACAGAATAAAGAAATGGATCTGTATTCTAtcttaaaatttctcaaatgttCACCGTTTGATGACATACGGGTTTGGAAACGATGGGTGGATAACAAAAATGCCGCGGGTCATCAAAGACTGGCAACAGTTATGAAAAGTTTAATGCTGCGAAGAACAAAGCAAGAGTTGATGGCCAAAGgcgatttagaaaatttacCCAATAAATTTGTAGAggaagtaaatataaaactagaCCCAGAAGAGCAATTagtatatgaaaaaattctaGTTTACTCTCGTACGTTGTTCGCACAATTCTTAGCTCAAAAGGCAGAAAAGGATCACATGTTCGATTTGTGCAGTGGAAAATTCGATAAACCTAGCTTTCTTTCAAATCCAA ATAAAGAGACGAAGTTCACTGAAGCGCAGAAAAAGTTGCTTGCGCGGCACGCCGACGTAAAATCGCACGATATTTTTGTGCTTTTGCTACGATTACGTCAGGTATGCTGCCATCCAGCGTTGATTCACACAATGCTCGATCAGGAGGATGTGCAACAAAGTGAAATAGCAAGCATGGAGACCGTAGATCACGAATTATTGTCGCGAGTGCATCGCATGTCGCTCAATGCGATGAAAGATATGGATGAGGAAGATATTGGTATTGATCGAAGAATTGTCGGGAATCTACTTACAATAGATAATCCGGTATTCAATGATGATCGCATCAGTTCTAAA aTGAGGGCTCTACTCAATATggtgaaacatattttaaaaaaaggtgacGATAAGCTCATTATTGTTTCTCAATGGGCTCTCTTGTTAGACATCATAGCATCACACTTATCCTCGATAAAAGGTGCTCGTTTTAGCAAGTTTACTGGAAAAATAGCCGTCAAAGATCGACAG AGTATTATAGATTCCTTCAACGatcaaaattctaaattaaggATCTTGCTGCTCTCGCTTACCGCTGGTGGGGTGGGATTGAATTTGGTAGGCGgcaatcatttattattgttcgatATTCATTGGAATCCTCAACTCGAGTTGCAAGCACAAGatagaatttatagatttGGTCAAACAAAGGACGTTTATATCCACAA ATTTATTTGCACAGATACAATAGAAGAGCGCATCAAAGCTTTGCAAGAAGGAAAGCTTGGAATAgcgcaaaatatattgagtgGCGATAACAGTACTACTACGAAACTGACACTCAATGATCTTAAGTCGCTCTTCGCTTTCTGA